Proteins co-encoded in one Flavobacteriaceae bacterium MAR_2009_75 genomic window:
- a CDS encoding secreted protein, with protein sequence MSSNRRNFIKKASVGAAGVAFSGSINAMSVNSYARVLGANDKINCAIIGVRSRAKAHIKAIHNDTNAKIIYSCDVDDQIIEEHNTWCQENIGYIPKVEKDFRKVLEDKKVDAVFIATPEHWHAPMAIMALQAGKHVYVEKPCSHNPYENTLLVEAQKKYGKKVQMGNQQRSAKSSALAVKEIGEGIIGDVYKGEAYYSNNRGSIGTGKKVAVPSTLDWEMWQGPAVREDFRDNIHPYNWHWFRNWGTGEVHNNGTHEIDICRWALGVDLPDSVTSYGGKYTFDDDWEFVDNQQVTYKFGDDKFITWTGHSRGKILPNQPGRGISIYGSKGIITLSRGGYQLYDLDGNQIKEVKEDGNQSTGTNTRGEGVLDVNHVSNFFAAIREDKSLNSDIKDASISTMLCHLGNMAQDAGETIKVDNVTGKVLNNEKVMKDWWKREYAAGWEPKL encoded by the coding sequence ATGAGTTCAAACAGAAGAAACTTTATTAAGAAGGCTTCGGTAGGTGCCGCGGGTGTTGCCTTTTCGGGCAGCATTAATGCCATGTCGGTAAATAGTTATGCCCGTGTTTTAGGGGCAAACGATAAAATTAATTGTGCTATTATCGGCGTGAGAAGTAGGGCTAAGGCCCATATAAAGGCTATTCATAACGATACCAATGCCAAAATTATTTATAGTTGTGATGTAGATGATCAAATAATTGAAGAGCATAATACATGGTGTCAAGAAAATATCGGTTATATACCCAAAGTCGAAAAAGATTTTAGAAAGGTTCTTGAAGATAAAAAAGTAGACGCGGTTTTTATTGCTACTCCTGAACATTGGCACGCACCTATGGCGATAATGGCTTTGCAGGCCGGTAAGCATGTGTATGTAGAAAAGCCTTGTAGTCATAACCCCTATGAGAATACATTGCTGGTTGAAGCACAGAAAAAATACGGCAAGAAAGTTCAAATGGGTAATCAACAACGTTCTGCAAAAAGCTCTGCTCTTGCGGTAAAGGAAATTGGAGAAGGAATTATCGGCGATGTTTATAAAGGGGAAGCCTATTATTCGAATAACCGTGGCTCGATAGGTACTGGAAAGAAAGTAGCGGTCCCTTCTACCTTGGACTGGGAAATGTGGCAAGGCCCTGCAGTTCGTGAAGATTTTAGAGATAATATACACCCATACAACTGGCATTGGTTCAGAAACTGGGGTACAGGTGAGGTGCATAATAACGGTACTCACGAAATTGATATCTGTAGATGGGCGCTCGGGGTAGACTTACCTGATAGTGTTACGTCTTATGGGGGTAAATATACATTTGATGACGATTGGGAATTTGTCGATAATCAGCAAGTGACTTATAAGTTTGGAGATGATAAGTTTATTACTTGGACAGGGCACAGTAGAGGAAAAATATTGCCCAACCAGCCCGGTAGGGGTATAAGTATTTACGGTAGCAAAGGAATTATTACCCTTAGCCGTGGAGGTTATCAGCTGTATGATTTGGATGGTAATCAAATTAAAGAAGTTAAAGAAGATGGTAATCAAAGTACAGGAACCAACACACGTGGAGAAGGTGTTTTAGATGTGAACCATGTAAGCAACTTTTTCGCAGCCATTCGCGAGGACAAATCTTTGAATTCTGATATTAAGGATGCGAGTATCTCTACCATGCTTTGCCATTTGGGCAATATGGCTCAAGATGCAGGTGAAACTATTAAGGTAGACAATGTCACCGGTAAAGTCTTGAATAACGAGAAGGTAATGAAAGACTGGTGGAAACGTGAGTATGCAGCAGGTTGGGAGCCTAAATTATAA
- a CDS encoding RagB/SusD domain-containing protein, giving the protein MDIMKRTIYTVWLLALGFAINACDDYLEEELVTDVSAASYYTTEDGLQDAVTANYGLLKQFYGQEMGAAMTTFGTDIWTNGADGGHKYFNFYDTSLNPASSYIRDAWNIWYRGINQANGVINRSAEVEMDEAEKTTLLAEVRFLRALYYFNIVTTYGDAHISLEETTDIEIEANKTPQSEIYAQAIIPDLEFAIANLGEEPYKGNYGRATKPAAEFLLAKVLLTRSYTGFSEGTDASRAETLFSTVINDYGFALLDDYAALWDIANQENSEVIYAIPNSKAQVDSGIDENGHKWHLYFLMEYDVRRGMTRDIANGRPWKRHRPTEFMLSLWDRDVDSRYDKSFKHVFFANKDEPATEANPDTGEPARAALSVGDTAIFIPGPMRNDLWPQSRQDGVPYIVITDDEYTERLFPPMNKWIDDTRPDRQKEQGQRDFILMRLGDAYLLRAEARLQQNDAAGAAEDINVIRTRAAWPGQEAALQVNAGDVDLDFLLDERARELAGEGYRWWDLARTGKLVERVKEFNPQGAPNIEDYHTVRPIPQDQIDRTLGGYPQNPGYPQ; this is encoded by the coding sequence ATGGATATTATGAAAAGAACAATATATACAGTTTGGTTACTGGCCCTTGGCTTTGCAATCAATGCGTGTGATGACTATCTAGAAGAGGAGTTGGTTACAGATGTATCTGCAGCTTCTTATTATACCACGGAAGATGGTTTGCAAGATGCGGTTACCGCTAACTACGGACTTTTAAAACAGTTCTACGGACAAGAGATGGGTGCGGCAATGACCACCTTTGGTACGGATATTTGGACCAATGGAGCAGATGGTGGGCATAAATACTTTAATTTTTACGATACGAGTTTAAACCCTGCATCATCTTATATCAGGGATGCATGGAACATTTGGTATCGGGGCATTAATCAGGCAAATGGAGTAATTAACCGTTCTGCGGAAGTTGAAATGGACGAGGCTGAGAAGACAACGCTCTTGGCCGAGGTTCGTTTTTTAAGGGCATTGTATTATTTTAATATTGTTACCACTTATGGTGATGCACACATAAGCTTGGAAGAAACAACTGATATTGAAATTGAGGCAAATAAAACGCCACAGTCCGAAATCTATGCCCAAGCGATTATACCAGATTTGGAGTTTGCAATTGCCAACTTGGGCGAGGAGCCCTATAAAGGTAATTATGGTAGAGCTACAAAACCCGCTGCAGAATTTCTGCTGGCCAAAGTGTTATTGACCAGAAGTTATACTGGTTTTTCTGAAGGAACTGATGCCTCGAGGGCCGAGACTCTGTTTTCCACCGTTATTAACGATTATGGTTTTGCCCTTCTAGATGATTACGCAGCGTTATGGGATATTGCAAACCAAGAGAATAGTGAAGTGATTTACGCTATACCTAATTCTAAAGCACAAGTTGATAGTGGTATTGATGAAAATGGACATAAATGGCACCTGTATTTCTTGATGGAGTACGATGTGCGCAGAGGTATGACTAGAGATATCGCTAACGGTAGACCTTGGAAAAGACATAGACCTACAGAATTTATGTTGTCTTTATGGGATAGAGATGTTGATTCACGTTACGACAAATCGTTTAAGCATGTGTTTTTTGCTAACAAGGACGAACCTGCAACAGAGGCCAATCCGGACACAGGAGAGCCGGCTAGAGCTGCTTTGTCCGTTGGTGATACAGCTATTTTTATACCAGGGCCCATGCGTAACGATTTATGGCCACAATCGCGACAAGATGGGGTGCCCTATATCGTGATTACTGATGACGAATATACAGAGAGATTATTTCCTCCTATGAACAAATGGATAGATGATACTAGACCAGACCGTCAAAAAGAGCAGGGTCAGAGAGACTTTATCCTTATGCGCTTAGGAGACGCTTATTTATTGCGTGCAGAAGCAAGACTTCAGCAGAATGATGCAGCAGGTGCTGCCGAAGATATTAACGTGATTAGAACAAGGGCTGCATGGCCAGGTCAAGAAGCTGCACTTCAAGTTAATGCGGGAGATGTTGATCTAGATTTCTTGTTAGACGAAAGGGCACGTGAATTGGCCGGTGAAGGTTACCGCTGGTGGGATTTGGCCCGAACAGGAAAACTGGTAGAACGTGTGAAAGAGTTTAATCCTCAAGGTGCTCCAAATATTGAGGATTATCATACGGTTAGACCTATTCCACAGGATCAAATTGATAGAACTCTGGGCGGTTACCCACAGAACCCAGGTTACCCTCAATAG